In Nicotiana tabacum cultivar K326 unplaced genomic scaffold, ASM71507v2 Un00118, whole genome shotgun sequence, a genomic segment contains:
- the LOC142178970 gene encoding uncharacterized protein LOC142178970 translates to MVAADEAKGGLFFLYGYGGTGKTFIWKTLSSGIRSQRDIVLIVASSRIASLLLPGGRIVHSTLAIPLNSTEDSICNIKQGSPLAKLIVKATLIIWDEAPMIHRYCFEDLDQMLRDILRFKDASSLDRPFEGKTIILGGDFRQNFPVITKGTQQDIVNATLNSLYLWLHYEILKLTRNVRFYRNQLGIHLDELKKISDWILAIGNRRIGGSVDGIEKV, encoded by the coding sequence ATGGTAGCAGCGGATGAGGCGAAAGGTGGATTGTTCTTTTTATATGGTTATGGAGGAACTGGCAAGACATTTATTTGGAAGACTCTATCTTCAGGTATACGATCTCAAAGAGATATTGTGTTAATTGTTGCATCAAGTAGGATTGCATCTCTTTTGTTACCGGGAGGTCGAATAGTGCATTCGACATTGGCAATTCCTCTTAATTCAACTGAAGATTCAATATGCAATATAAAGCAAGGTAGTCCTCTAGCAAAATTGATCGTCAAGGCAACGTTGATTATTTGGGATGAGGCACCGATGATTCATAGATACTGTTTCGAAGATCTTGATCAAATGCTTAGAGATATTCTTAGATTTAAAGACGCATCCAGTCTAGATCGACCATTTGAAGGTAAAACCATTATTCTTGGTGGTGACTTCAGACAAAATTTTCCAGTCATTACAAAAGGTACTCAGCAAGATATTGTTAATGCTACTCTAAACTCTTTATATTTATGGCTCCACTATGAAATCTTAAAACTAACAAGGAATGTGAGATTTTACAGAAATCAGTTAGGGATACATTTAGATGAGTTAAAAAAAATTTCAGATTGGATTTTAGCAATTGGTAACAGAAGAATTGGAGGTTCTGTTGATGGCATTGAAAAGGTCTGA